One Methylobacterium sp. AMS5 genomic region harbors:
- a CDS encoding ABC transporter ATP-binding protein, with product MSREAARAGAIRFQGLTLGYDRHPAVHHLDGTIAPGDLLAVVGPNGAGKSTLLKGIVGEIRPLDGSVEAGPRSGTIAYLPQAAEIDRSFPLSVLDLVAMGLWRPLGALRSLTRQRSRLIEALAAVGLNGFEDRPIGTLSGGQFQRALFARLILQDARIILLDEPFTGIDERTTADLLTLIRGWHREGRTVVAALHDLAQVRAHFASTLVLARRPIAWGPTREVLTPPVLARALRLSEAWDEAAAICRHDEHKHDAHKHDAHEAHHGTDHGGSAETQAPGHGHARHDHSHDHHEHDHHDHDHGRAHHGAVS from the coding sequence GTGAGCAGAGAAGCCGCGCGCGCGGGCGCCATCCGATTCCAGGGCCTGACGCTCGGCTACGACCGGCATCCGGCGGTTCACCATCTCGACGGCACCATCGCGCCCGGAGACCTGCTCGCCGTGGTCGGGCCGAACGGCGCGGGCAAGTCGACCCTGCTGAAGGGCATCGTCGGCGAGATCCGCCCTCTCGACGGGAGCGTCGAGGCGGGACCGCGCTCCGGCACCATCGCCTACCTGCCGCAGGCCGCCGAGATCGACCGCAGCTTCCCCTTGAGCGTCCTCGACCTCGTGGCGATGGGGCTGTGGCGCCCGCTCGGCGCGTTGCGCAGCCTCACCCGCCAGCGAAGCCGCCTGATCGAGGCGCTCGCGGCGGTCGGGCTCAACGGCTTCGAGGATCGGCCGATCGGCACCCTTTCCGGCGGCCAGTTCCAGCGCGCGCTGTTCGCCCGGCTGATCCTGCAGGATGCGCGGATCATCCTGCTCGACGAGCCCTTCACCGGCATCGACGAGCGCACCACCGCCGACCTGCTCACCCTGATCCGCGGCTGGCACCGCGAGGGCCGCACCGTGGTCGCAGCCCTGCACGACCTCGCCCAGGTGCGCGCGCATTTCGCCTCGACCCTCGTTCTCGCCCGCCGGCCCATCGCCTGGGGGCCGACGCGCGAGGTGCTGACGCCGCCGGTGCTGGCCCGGGCGCTGCGCCTGTCGGAGGCCTGGGACGAGGCCGCCGCCATCTGCCGCCATGACGAGCACAAGCATGACGCGCACAAGCATGACGCGCACGAGGCGCATCATGGGACGGATCACGGCGGCTCCGCGGAGACGCAGGCGCCGGGGCACGGCCATGCCCGGCACGACCACAGCCACGATCATCATGAGCACGACCATCATGATCACGACCATGGCCGCGCGCATCACGGGGCCGTCTCGTGA
- a CDS encoding metal ABC transporter permease — protein sequence MTFADCLDFLIGPFVEFGFMRRALAGCLALSLSAPPLGVFLMLRRMSLMSEAMSHAILPGAAAGFLVAGLSLPAMTLGGLVAGLAVALAAGLVTRSTVLKEDASLAAFYLISLAGGVFLVSLRGSQVDLLHILFGTVLALDDDALTLLGGISSLTLIALALLYRPLVIECVDPLFLRTVSRAGGPVHSAFLALVVVNLVGGFQALGTLLAVGLMLLPAITARFWAADLSGLIPVAMLVSMLSSVTGLLVSYHAGIRLPTGPAIVLAAGALYLVSMLVGPRGGLIHRLVRRRHLEA from the coding sequence GTGACGTTTGCCGATTGCCTTGATTTCCTGATCGGCCCCTTCGTGGAGTTCGGCTTCATGCGCCGGGCGCTCGCCGGGTGCCTCGCGCTGTCCCTGTCGGCACCGCCGCTCGGCGTCTTCCTGATGCTGCGCCGGATGAGCCTGATGAGCGAGGCGATGAGCCACGCCATCCTGCCCGGCGCCGCCGCGGGCTTTCTCGTCGCCGGGCTGTCGCTGCCGGCGATGACGCTGGGCGGGCTCGTGGCCGGGCTCGCGGTGGCGCTGGCCGCCGGGCTCGTCACCCGCTCGACCGTGTTGAAGGAGGATGCGAGTTTGGCCGCCTTCTACCTGATCTCGCTGGCAGGCGGAGTGTTCCTCGTGTCGCTGCGCGGCTCGCAGGTCGATCTGCTGCACATCCTGTTCGGCACCGTGCTGGCGCTGGATGACGACGCGCTCACGCTGCTCGGCGGCATCAGTAGCCTGACGCTGATCGCGCTCGCCCTGCTCTACCGCCCGCTGGTGATCGAGTGCGTCGATCCGCTGTTCCTGCGCACGGTCAGCCGCGCCGGCGGCCCGGTGCACTCCGCCTTCCTCGCGCTCGTGGTGGTTAACCTCGTCGGTGGCTTCCAGGCGCTCGGCACGCTGCTGGCCGTCGGCCTAATGCTGCTGCCGGCGATCACCGCCCGATTCTGGGCCGCCGACCTGTCGGGCCTGATCCCGGTGGCGATGCTGGTCTCGATGCTCTCCAGCGTGACCGGCCTGCTGGTCTCCTACCACGCCGGCATCCGGCTCCCGACGGGGCCGGCGATCGTGTTGGCGGCGGGCGCGCTCTACCTCGTCTCGATGCTGGTCGGCCCCCGCGGCGGCCTGATCCATCGACTCGTGCGGCGGCGTCACCTGGAGGCGTGA
- the dnaE gene encoding DNA polymerase III subunit alpha: protein MARTLKEVGFVHLHVHSSYSLLEGGVKAGDLVKAAAADRQPALALTDTNNLFGALEFSEYAAKAGIQPIAGLQLTICFEAPDPMARLPQAGCANIVLLAQDEAGYGNLLRLGSRAHFDGPLGAAPNLAVSALEGNVEGLIGLTGGLTGPLDTSLRAGRADQAARRLEILKGAFGEERLYVEIQRHGLDDERAVERELLRLADTNGLGIVATNEPFFAKPGDYDAHDALLAIADGRLVSDERRRRLTPRHAFTTRAAMMELFRDLPDALSASVEIAMRCAVRARTRKPILPNFASVAAGEAPPMAEALAEAAETPVQAVAADEPTELCRQAEAGLDLRLKQHGTAPGFTEEDYRARLKFELDVIVKMKFPGYFLIVSDFIKWAKDHDIPVGPGRGSGAGSLVAWSLLITDLDPLRFGLLFERFLNPERVNMPDFDIDFCVEGRERVIRYVQQRYGERQVGQIITFGTLLARGVLRDVGRVLEMPYGQVDKLTKLVPQNPAKPVTLAQAIEGEPKLQQAIEEEPIVARLVEISKKLEGLHRHASTHAAGVVIGDRPLEELVPLYRDPKTGMRVTQFNMKWVEEAGLVKFDFLGLKTLTMLRCCTDLLKQRGIEVDLAQIPLDDKKTYEPMGRGETVAVFQVESAGMRKALCEMQADRLEDIIALVALYRPGPMANIPVYCERKLGRDAGNEASWYLHPMLEPILKETFGIIVYQEQVMEIAKLLAGYSLGQADVLRKAMGKKIRAEMDAQRDRFVKGCAENGLTTAKADEIFDLLAKFADYGFNKSHAAAYALVTYQTAYLKANHPVEFLAAAMTLDIDNTDKLAEFRQDAQRLKITVEPPSVNTSGVVFEVREGRILYALAAIKGVGRSAVESIVAARGDTPFKDLACFARRLNPRHVNKRTLENLIAAGALDCIEPDRARAWAAVEPMMKMAQGAAEAETSGITDMFGGVASVDVALRIPAHEFWTHTDKLKRECDAIGFFLSGHPLDEYGPILEKLRVQSWADFCRGVRAGTASVGRIAASVLDRSERRTKSGNKLGIVILSDQTGHFEAIIFSEGLNQYRDILEPGRPLVLTIQANLEGEDVRARITTAEPLDQAAARHQKGMRIFLRDDRALSSVQQRLTLRGEGEVSLILILDGGEREVEVRLKDRYQATPQVAGALRAVPGVVQVEVN, encoded by the coding sequence ATGGCGCGCACACTCAAAGAGGTCGGCTTCGTCCACCTCCATGTCCACTCGTCCTACTCGCTGCTCGAAGGCGGCGTGAAGGCGGGTGATCTCGTCAAGGCGGCCGCGGCCGACCGGCAGCCCGCGCTCGCGCTCACCGACACCAATAACCTGTTCGGGGCGCTGGAATTCTCCGAATACGCCGCCAAGGCGGGAATCCAGCCGATCGCAGGCCTGCAGCTCACGATCTGCTTCGAGGCGCCGGACCCGATGGCGCGTCTGCCCCAGGCCGGCTGCGCCAACATCGTGCTGCTCGCCCAGGACGAGGCCGGCTACGGCAACCTTCTGCGACTCGGAAGCCGGGCCCATTTCGACGGTCCGCTCGGTGCCGCGCCCAACCTCGCCGTCTCGGCCTTGGAGGGGAACGTCGAGGGCTTGATCGGCCTGACCGGCGGGCTCACGGGACCGCTCGACACCAGTCTGCGCGCCGGCCGCGCCGATCAGGCCGCGCGCCGCCTGGAGATCCTGAAAGGGGCGTTCGGCGAGGAGCGGCTCTACGTCGAGATCCAGCGCCACGGCCTCGACGACGAGCGCGCGGTCGAGCGCGAATTGCTGCGGCTCGCCGATACGAACGGTCTGGGCATCGTCGCGACCAACGAGCCGTTCTTCGCCAAGCCCGGCGATTACGACGCGCACGACGCCCTGCTCGCCATCGCCGATGGCCGCCTCGTCTCCGACGAGCGCCGCCGCCGGCTGACGCCACGCCACGCCTTCACCACGCGCGCCGCGATGATGGAGCTGTTTCGCGATCTGCCGGACGCGCTCTCGGCCTCGGTCGAGATCGCCATGCGCTGCGCCGTTCGGGCGCGTACCCGCAAACCCATCCTGCCGAATTTCGCCAGCGTCGCCGCGGGCGAGGCCCCGCCCATGGCCGAGGCACTGGCCGAGGCCGCCGAGACGCCGGTTCAGGCGGTGGCCGCCGACGAGCCGACCGAGCTGTGCCGGCAAGCGGAAGCCGGACTGGACCTCCGCCTGAAGCAGCACGGCACCGCCCCCGGCTTCACGGAGGAGGATTACCGCGCGCGGCTGAAGTTCGAGCTCGACGTCATCGTCAAGATGAAGTTCCCGGGCTACTTCCTGATCGTCTCGGACTTCATCAAGTGGGCCAAGGACCACGATATCCCCGTGGGACCGGGCCGCGGCTCGGGCGCGGGCTCCTTGGTGGCGTGGTCGCTGCTCATCACCGACCTCGACCCGCTTCGCTTCGGCCTGCTGTTCGAGCGCTTCCTCAACCCCGAACGCGTCAACATGCCGGACTTCGACATCGACTTCTGCGTCGAGGGCCGCGAGCGGGTGATCCGCTACGTGCAGCAGCGCTACGGCGAGCGGCAGGTCGGGCAGATCATCACCTTCGGGACATTGCTCGCCCGCGGCGTGCTGCGCGATGTCGGCCGCGTGCTGGAGATGCCCTACGGGCAGGTCGACAAGCTGACCAAGCTCGTGCCGCAGAACCCGGCCAAACCGGTGACGCTGGCCCAGGCGATCGAGGGCGAGCCCAAGCTCCAGCAGGCGATCGAGGAGGAGCCGATCGTCGCCCGCCTCGTCGAGATCTCGAAGAAGCTGGAGGGCCTGCATCGCCACGCCTCGACCCACGCCGCCGGCGTGGTGATCGGCGACCGGCCGCTCGAAGAGCTGGTGCCGCTCTACCGAGACCCGAAGACGGGCATGCGGGTGACCCAGTTCAACATGAAGTGGGTCGAGGAAGCCGGCCTCGTGAAGTTCGATTTCCTCGGCCTCAAGACCCTGACGATGCTGCGGTGCTGCACCGATCTGCTCAAGCAGCGCGGCATCGAGGTCGATCTCGCTCAGATCCCGCTCGACGACAAGAAGACCTACGAGCCGATGGGCCGCGGCGAGACCGTCGCGGTGTTCCAGGTGGAATCCGCCGGCATGCGCAAGGCGCTCTGCGAAATGCAGGCCGACCGCCTGGAGGATATCATCGCGCTGGTGGCGCTCTACCGGCCGGGCCCGATGGCCAACATCCCGGTCTATTGCGAGCGCAAGCTCGGGCGCGACGCCGGCAACGAGGCGAGCTGGTACTTGCACCCGATGCTGGAGCCGATCCTGAAGGAGACCTTCGGGATCATCGTCTACCAAGAGCAGGTGATGGAGATCGCCAAGCTCCTGGCCGGTTACTCGCTTGGGCAAGCCGACGTCCTGCGGAAAGCCATGGGCAAGAAGATCCGTGCGGAGATGGACGCCCAGCGCGACCGCTTCGTGAAGGGCTGCGCCGAGAACGGCCTGACCACGGCCAAGGCCGACGAGATCTTCGACCTGCTCGCCAAGTTCGCCGATTACGGCTTCAACAAGTCCCACGCGGCGGCCTACGCGCTGGTGACCTACCAGACCGCCTATCTGAAGGCGAACCATCCGGTCGAGTTCCTGGCCGCGGCCATGACGCTCGATATCGACAACACCGACAAGCTCGCCGAATTCCGCCAGGATGCGCAGCGCCTGAAGATCACGGTCGAGCCGCCGTCGGTGAACACCTCGGGCGTGGTGTTCGAGGTGCGGGAGGGGCGCATCCTCTACGCGCTCGCCGCGATCAAGGGCGTCGGCCGCTCGGCGGTGGAGTCGATCGTCGCCGCGCGCGGCGACACGCCGTTCAAGGACCTCGCCTGCTTCGCCCGCCGCCTGAACCCGCGCCACGTCAACAAGCGCACGCTGGAAAACCTGATCGCGGCCGGCGCGCTGGACTGCATCGAGCCGGACCGGGCGCGGGCCTGGGCCGCGGTCGAGCCGATGATGAAGATGGCCCAGGGCGCGGCCGAGGCCGAGACCTCGGGCATCACCGACATGTTCGGCGGCGTCGCCTCGGTGGATGTGGCGTTGCGCATCCCAGCCCACGAATTCTGGACCCACACCGACAAGCTGAAGCGCGAATGCGACGCCATCGGCTTCTTCCTCTCGGGTCATCCGCTCGACGAGTACGGGCCGATCCTCGAAAAGCTGCGGGTCCAGTCCTGGGCCGATTTCTGCCGGGGGGTGCGGGCGGGCACGGCCAGCGTGGGCCGCATCGCCGCCTCGGTGCTCGACCGCTCGGAGCGGCGCACCAAGAGCGGCAACAAGCTCGGCATCGTCATCCTCTCGGATCAGACCGGGCATTTCGAGGCGATCATCTTCTCCGAGGGGCTCAACCAGTACCGCGACATCCTCGAACCCGGCCGGCCGCTGGTGCTGACGATCCAGGCCAACCTGGAGGGCGAGGACGTGCGCGCCCGCATCACCACCGCCGAGCCGCTCGATCAGGCCGCCGCCCGCCACCAGAAGGGCATGCGCATCTTCCTGCGAGACGACCGCGCCCTGAGTTCGGTGCAGCAGCGCCTGACCCTTCGTGGCGAGGGCGAGGTCTCGCTGATCCTGATCCTCGATGGCGGCGAGCGCGAGGTCGAGGTGCGGCTGAAGGACCGCTACCAGGCAACCCCGCAGGTCGCGGGTGCGCTGCGCGCCGTGCCGGGGGTGGTGCAGGTCGAGGTGAACTGA
- a CDS encoding lytic transglycosylase domain-containing protein yields MTGHGLRMVAVAALMGLAGTAQAAQCGNNAAGFEAWKDEFAAEAKGRASPASLAALANTSYSTATISADRGQKSFKLSLDQFLAKRGGNVIVSRGRALKAQNAALFASIEQRYGVPPGPLLAIWGMETGFGAVKGNVNTLSAVATLAYDCRRSAYFTDQLYAALKLVDSGVLTPATRGAAHGEVGHTQFLPKNVLTYGVGGSLDSAPVALNSTANFLKGHGWQRGAGYQPGEPNFAAIQGWNAAGVYQRAIALLGARIDGQ; encoded by the coding sequence ATGACCGGACACGGATTGAGAATGGTGGCGGTTGCCGCCCTGATGGGTCTGGCCGGCACGGCGCAGGCGGCGCAGTGCGGCAACAATGCCGCCGGCTTCGAGGCCTGGAAGGACGAGTTCGCCGCCGAGGCCAAGGGCCGGGCGAGCCCGGCCTCGCTCGCGGCGCTCGCCAACACGTCCTATTCCACCGCGACCATCTCGGCCGATCGCGGCCAGAAGAGCTTCAAGCTCTCGCTCGACCAGTTCCTGGCCAAGCGCGGCGGCAACGTCATCGTCTCCCGCGGACGCGCCCTCAAGGCGCAGAACGCGGCGCTCTTCGCCTCGATCGAGCAGCGCTACGGCGTCCCGCCGGGCCCGCTCCTGGCGATCTGGGGCATGGAGACCGGCTTCGGTGCCGTGAAGGGCAACGTCAACACCCTCTCGGCCGTGGCGACGCTCGCCTATGATTGCCGCCGCTCGGCCTACTTCACCGATCAGCTCTACGCCGCGCTCAAGCTCGTCGACAGCGGCGTGCTGACCCCCGCCACCCGCGGAGCGGCCCATGGCGAGGTCGGCCACACCCAGTTTCTCCCTAAGAACGTCCTGACCTACGGCGTCGGCGGCAGTCTCGACAGCGCGCCGGTCGCGCTGAACTCCACCGCCAACTTCCTGAAAGGTCACGGTTGGCAACGGGGCGCGGGCTACCAGCCCGGCGAGCCGAACTTCGCCGCGATCCAGGGCTGGAACGCGGCGGGCGTCTACCAGCGCGCCATCGCTCTCCTCGGCGCGCGGATCGACGGGCAGTAG
- a CDS encoding gamma-glutamylcyclotransferase: protein MAPRPLSLSLDLIARAHPEPISDDPNALTLLSDDALAPELAAMLARRASPDGGLWVFAYGSLLWNPEFAYHEHRLGTLRGWHRRFCLLQRRFRGTPESPGLVLGLDRGGLCRGVAFRLDDADPHAILMPVWRREMKGKGYEGRWVSVETEAGPVTALTFMVNRQSDRYTGRLSDAEIADKIAAACGHLGPSAEYLLRTVEACARLGIHDRHLWSLQALVAERLRERRAACA from the coding sequence ATGGCCCCTCGTCCCCTGTCGCTTTCCCTCGACCTCATCGCCCGTGCCCATCCCGAGCCCATCTCCGACGACCCGAACGCGCTGACGCTGCTCTCCGACGACGCTCTCGCGCCCGAACTCGCGGCGATGCTGGCGCGGCGGGCCTCGCCCGACGGCGGGCTCTGGGTGTTCGCCTACGGCTCGCTGCTGTGGAACCCGGAATTCGCTTATCACGAGCACCGGCTCGGCACCCTGCGGGGCTGGCATCGCCGCTTCTGCCTGCTGCAGCGGCGGTTTCGCGGCACGCCGGAGAGTCCCGGCTTGGTGCTCGGGCTCGACCGGGGCGGACTCTGCCGTGGCGTCGCCTTCCGCCTGGACGATGCCGACCCGCACGCCATCCTGATGCCGGTCTGGCGGCGGGAGATGAAGGGCAAGGGCTACGAGGGCCGCTGGGTCTCGGTGGAGACGGAGGCCGGGCCGGTCACGGCGCTAACCTTCATGGTGAACCGGCAGAGCGACCGCTACACCGGCCGCCTCTCGGATGCCGAGATCGCCGACAAGATCGCGGCGGCCTGCGGGCATCTCGGCCCGAGCGCCGAATATCTGCTCCGCACCGTGGAGGCCTGCGCCCGGCTCGGCATCCACGACCGGCACCTGTGGTCGCTCCAGGCGCTCGTGGCCGAGCGCCTGCGGGAGCGGCGCGCGGCCTGCGCGTAG